One Rhodospirillales bacterium genomic window, CGGGGCGGACGGTCCCGCGGTCGCGGCAGCGGAAGCACTCGACATCCCGGTGATCCGTGTGCACGCGGATGTGGCCACGGCCGGCGGGTTTCGCGTGGAAGGCCCGGACGGTGCCGTCCCTCCCGACCGGGCGCCCGCAACGTTCGACGATATCGCGCTGCTGCTGCATACGTCGGGCACGACGGCGCGGCCGAAGCTAGTGCCCCTGACGCACGCGAACCTGCAGGCGTCCGCCCGCAATATCGCCGGCACCCTGGAACTCACGTCCGGAGACCGCTGCCTGAACGTGATGCCACTCTTTCACATCCATGGCCTTGTCGCCTGTCTTGCCGCGCCGTTGGCCGCCGGTGGATCAGTGGTCGTGCCGCCGGGATTTGATGCGTTCTCCTTTTTTCGCTGGCTCACCGACGCGGCTCCGACTTGGTACTCCGCAGTGCCGACGATGCACCAGGCGATCCTCACGCGTGCCGCACGGAACCGGGCCGCCATCGGCGACAGCCCGCTGCGCTTCATCCGCTCGAGCAGCGCCTCCCTGCCCCCGATCGTCATGACCGAGCTGGAGGAGACTTTCGGGGTACCGGTGATCGAAAGCTACGGGATGACCGAGGCGGCCCACCAGATGGCCTCGAACCCGCTGCCGCCGGCAGTCCGGAAGCCGGGCTCCGTGGGCGTGGCCGCGGGACCGGACGTCGCCATCATGGATCCGGACGGTACCCTGTTGGCGCGCGGAACCGTCGGCGAAGTGGTGATCCGCGGCTCCAACGTCACGGCCGGTTATCTCGAGCGCCCCGAAGCCAACGCCGAAGCGTTCACCGACGGGTGGTTCAGGACCGGTGACCTCGGACGGCTAGACGACGACGGCTACCTGTTCCTCGAAGGCCGGATCAAGGAAATCGTCAATCGTGGCGGCGAAAAGATCAGTCCGCGCGAAATCGACGAGGCCCTGCTGGCGCATCCTGACGTGGCGCAGGCGGTCGCGTTTGCGGTGCCGCACCCCAAGCTCGGCGAAGATCTTGCGGCGGCGGTCGTTGCCGCCGACGGCAGGGAGCCGACACCGGAGGAACTCCGGCAGTTCGTCGCCGAACGCGTGGCGGCGTTCAAGGTGCCGCGAAAGGTGCTGATCGTCGACGAGATTCCCAAGGGACCAACCGGCAAGCTGCAGCGAATCGGGCTCGCCAAGCAGCTCGGGCTCGGATCGTGAAGGTCTGCGTCTTTGGGGCAGGCGCCATCGGCGGCCTCGTGGGCGCCCGGCTCGCGCGGAACGGTGTCGATGTCTCGTTGATCGCCCGGGGGCCCCACCTCGCGGCCATGCGCGAACGCGGCTTGCGGTGCAGCGGGATCGACCCCGACGACGATTTCACCGTGCAGCTTCCGGCGACGGACGATCCGGCCGAACTCGGGGTCCAAGACATCGTGTTCGTGGGCCTGAAGGCGCACTCGGCGGCCGAAGCCGCCGGAACGATGACCCCGCTCCTCGGTCCCAACACGGCCGTGGTGCCGGCCGTCAACGGCTTTCCGTGGTGGTACTTCCACGGGTTCGGTGATCCGTACGAGGGACACCAGGTCCATGCCGTCGACCCTGGGAGCGCGCAGTGGAATGCGATTGGTCCCGACCGGGTGGTGGGCTGCGTGGTGTATCCCGCGGCAGACCTGCCGGCCCCCGGCCACGTGCGCCATACCGAGGGCACCCGCATGCTGGTCGGAGAGCCCGACGGCGCGGTCAGCGACCGCGCCCGGGTCATTGGACGCATGCTAACCGAGGCTGGCTTCAGGGCGCCGGTTCGCCGCAACCTGCGGGGCGACGTCTGGATGAAACTCTGGGGCAACCTCGCCTTCAACCCGGTCAGCGCCCTTACGGGCGGGACGCTGGAGGAGCTCGCCGCTGATCCGGCAGTACGCGGCGTCATCCGGGCGATGATGTTGGAAGGCGAGCACGTCGCGAATGCGCTTGGCGTCAAGTTCCCGCTCGACATCGAGACCCGGATCGATGGCGCTGGCGCCGTCGGTCCGCACAAGTCCTCGACGCTGCAGGACCTGGAACAGGGTCGGCCACTCGAAATTGACGCCCTGACCCTTGCCGTCTCCGAAGTCGGGAAATTGGTCGGGGTCGAGACACCGACGATCGACCTTGTCTACGCCCTAGTCCGGCAGCGTGCAGTCACAAAGGGATGCATGCCGGCGTGAGTGCCGCTGGTCGCCCGCCGACCGCCTCGTCCAAGGTCCCGCAACTCTTCGACCGACGGGCGGTGCGGCGACGCCTGGCGCGGAGCGCACGCATGGAACCGCCCGACCTGCTCGGTGCTTCGGCCCGGACGCTCCTGGAGCGGCTCGACGAATTCCAGCATTCGCCGAAAGCATGCCTCCTGCTGGGTGCCCGTCACCGCTCGCTGGTCCACGCTGTCCGCCGTCACGCCCGGATCGATCACCTGACCGTCCTCGCCCCGGACGCCGTCGGCGCGGTCGCCACGCCAGCAGAAACCGTCGTCGGCGACGAGGAACTCCTTCCCTTCGCCGCCGAAGCCTTTGATGCGGTGCTGGCGCCACTAGCGTTGCATCGGGTGAATGACCTCCCCGGCACCTTCGTCCAAATTCGTCGCATTCTCCGCCCCGGCGGGTTGTTCCTGGCTTCGCTCCCCGCAGAGGAAACGCTGCGTGAACTCAGAGAGGTCCTGCTGGAGGCCGAAGCGACCACCACCGGTGGGGCAGCACTCCGGGTACCGCCGTTCGCCGATGTGCAGACGTTGGGCAACTTGCTGCCGCGGGCCGGATTCGCCACGCCCGTCGCCGACATCGACCGGCAACAGCTCGGTTTCCGAAGCGTGGGCATCCTGCTGCGGACGTTGGCCCGCGCCGGAGAGCGGGGCGGGCTGCGCACGTCGGTGGAGGGCCGTCTCGAGCGGCCGACGTTCCTGGAGGCAAGCCGTCTCTACGAGGCGCGTTACCCGCAGCCCGGCGGCGGCATCACCGCATCGCTGGATCTCGTGACGTTGACGGGCCGGGTGCCGCCAGAGCCGCGCTAGGCGGCCGGTTGCGGTGCCGGCTCGTGGCATCGGCTCAACGCTTGCGCCGCTGTGCGGTATGGCTGACGGCAGGTCGCCGGGGTCATGCCCCGGATGATGTCAGGCGGACAGCAGGGCCCTGAGGTGCGGAGTCAGCGGTTGGTCGGCAGCCGGCATCGCCAGCGTGTCGAGCTGGGCCGTCGACACCCACGCCAGTTCCTGCAGCTCGCGCGGCCTAGGCTCCCCGACCCAGCGGCGCAGGACAAACACGGGCATCAGGAGATGCATGGCGTCGTACCCGTGGCTCGCGAAGGTCAGCGGCTCTAGGTCAACCGGCTCCGCCACCAGGCCGAGCTCCTCCGCCAGTTCCCGCACCAGGGCAGCCTCTGGCGTCTCCCCATGTTCGACCTTGCCGCCGGGCAACTCCCAGAGCCCGGCCATCGGCTTCCCGGGAGGACGGCGCGTCACCAAGAGCCGCGACTCGGCGTTCACCAGTGCTCCGGCAACCACCAACACCAGCGGCAGATCAGCTCCGGTAGTCGGCATTGATAGCGATGTATCCGTGCGTGAGGTCGCAGGTCCAGACCGTGGCGTCCGCCGTTCCGGCCCCCAGGGACACCTCTAGGGAAATCTCGGAACCCTGCATGTGGTGGGCCACGGGCGCTTCATCGTAGCCGGGCACGACACTGCCGCCGCGCGCAACGGGGATGCCGCCGATGCTGATCCCGACGCGCTCAGCCCGCACGGGCACGCCAGCCTTGCCCACTGCCATCACGATACGTCCCCAGTTTGCGTCTTCCCCCGCGACCGCGGTCTTCACCAGCGGCGAATTGGCTATGGAGAACGCCACGGCGCGCGCA contains:
- a CDS encoding acyl--CoA ligase produces the protein MSDGPALVEPGRATITYNDLQQLIAATRAELHRCGIGRGMRIALQLGNGPVMATAFLAASATGTAAPLNPALRREECDFYLADTRAAALIAEAGADGPAVAAAEALDIPVIRVHADVATAGGFRVEGPDGAVPPDRAPATFDDIALLLHTSGTTARPKLVPLTHANLQASARNIAGTLELTSGDRCLNVMPLFHIHGLVACLAAPLAAGGSVVVPPGFDAFSFFRWLTDAAPTWYSAVPTMHQAILTRAARNRAAIGDSPLRFIRSSSASLPPIVMTELEETFGVPVIESYGMTEAAHQMASNPLPPAVRKPGSVGVAAGPDVAIMDPDGTLLARGTVGEVVIRGSNVTAGYLERPEANAEAFTDGWFRTGDLGRLDDDGYLFLEGRIKEIVNRGGEKISPREIDEALLAHPDVAQAVAFAVPHPKLGEDLAAAVVAADGREPTPEELRQFVAERVAAFKVPRKVLIVDEIPKGPTGKLQRIGLAKQLGLGS
- a CDS encoding (deoxy)nucleoside triphosphate pyrophosphohydrolase, coding for MPTTGADLPLVLVVAGALVNAESRLLVTRRPPGKPMAGLWELPGGKVEHGETPEAALVRELAEELGLVAEPVDLEPLTFASHGYDAMHLLMPVFVLRRWVGEPRPRELQELAWVSTAQLDTLAMPAADQPLTPHLRALLSA
- a CDS encoding methyltransferase domain-containing protein, which gives rise to MEPPDLLGASARTLLERLDEFQHSPKACLLLGARHRSLVHAVRRHARIDHLTVLAPDAVGAVATPAETVVGDEELLPFAAEAFDAVLAPLALHRVNDLPGTFVQIRRILRPGGLFLASLPAEETLRELREVLLEAEATTTGGAALRVPPFADVQTLGNLLPRAGFATPVADIDRQQLGFRSVGILLRTLARAGERGGLRTSVEGRLERPTFLEASRLYEARYPQPGGGITASLDLVTLTGRVPPEPR
- a CDS encoding 2-dehydropantoate 2-reductase — protein: MKVCVFGAGAIGGLVGARLARNGVDVSLIARGPHLAAMRERGLRCSGIDPDDDFTVQLPATDDPAELGVQDIVFVGLKAHSAAEAAGTMTPLLGPNTAVVPAVNGFPWWYFHGFGDPYEGHQVHAVDPGSAQWNAIGPDRVVGCVVYPAADLPAPGHVRHTEGTRMLVGEPDGAVSDRARVIGRMLTEAGFRAPVRRNLRGDVWMKLWGNLAFNPVSALTGGTLEELAADPAVRGVIRAMMLEGEHVANALGVKFPLDIETRIDGAGAVGPHKSSTLQDLEQGRPLEIDALTLAVSEVGKLVGVETPTIDLVYALVRQRAVTKGCMPA